The following proteins are co-located in the Camarhynchus parvulus chromosome 19, STF_HiC, whole genome shotgun sequence genome:
- the CCDC92B gene encoding coiled-coil domain containing 92B: METVSLEHQIQSVQRHIAFLKKEQMELLHDLHLEILRLQKHCSELTHDLEMKELEARQQDVLDRELEEKCRAMEAQLQEKEKDNLELRKELQHKETLVAALRSSLRSKERRFLEELKRRSHRVTILDTELQKQTEAAAYLSLQLHATAQRLPGPRAGGRVPPEQAPAEPRPRRRGHRAPARRPPGDGARARDPAQEEHDAMPDPALFLYTPRPHGLQRPPPPEPPGPPRAPAGAAAASRGQRPPRQEPAARARPAKGEPSKRQGSGAHGAPRAQE; the protein is encoded by the exons ATGGAGACCGTGTCCCTGGAGCACCAGATCCAGAGTGTGCAGCGGCACATCGCTTTCCTGAAGAAGGAgcagatggagctgctccaCGACCTGCACCTGGAGATCCTGCGCCTGCAGAAGCACTGCTCAG AGCTCACCCATGACCTGGAAATGAAGGAGCTGGAGGCCCGCCAACAAG ATGTCCTGGACCGCGAGCTGGAGGAGAAGTGCCGGGCGATGGAGGcgcagctgcaggagaaggagaaggacaaCCTGGAGCTGcgcaaggagctgcagcacaaggaGACGCTGGTGGCCGCGCTGCGCTCCAGCCTCCGCAGCAAGGAGCGCCGGttcctggaggagctgaagcGCCGGAGCCACCGCGTCACCATCCTCGACACCGAGCTGCAGAAGCAGACGGAGGCGGCCGCCTACCTCTCGCTGCAGCTGCACGCCACGGCCCAGCGGCTGCCGGGcccccgggcgggcgggcgggtGCCCCCCGAGCAGGCCCCGgccgagccccggccccgccgccgcggccACAGAGCGCCCGCCCGGCGCCCGCCCGGGGACGGCGCCCGGGCCCGGGACCCGGCGCAGGAGGAGCACGACGCCATGCCCGACCCGGCGCTGTTCCTGTACACGCCGCGGCCGCACGGCCTgcagcgcccgccgccgccggagcccccgggcccgccccgcgccccggccgGCGCCGCCGCGGCCTCCCGGGGCCAGCGGCCTCCCCGGCAGGAGCCGGCGGCCCGGGCCAGGCCGGCCAAGGGCGAGCCCAGCAAGAGGCAGGGCTCCGGTGCCCACGGTGCCCCCCGGGCCCAGGAGTAG